The following are encoded together in the Salvia hispanica cultivar TCC Black 2014 chromosome 6, UniMelb_Shisp_WGS_1.0, whole genome shotgun sequence genome:
- the LOC125196834 gene encoding DNA damage-repair/toleration protein DRT102-like: MAQINSTANNRPLKIIAGADNFNSSLKDALVAQLRSLNIEVEDLGTYKYYSIGEEIGRRVSEAAKSKSNSATETRGLVACGTGVGVAIFANKFPGVYAATCLTPAEALNARSINNCNVLAVSSNSTAPEAAADILTAFLNTPFKSPCPASGSDPWPPEIQSFLDGSVAEMAEIGGGNAPPAVDPPCFICSLAKSRLEQDYTPIDVMPGGSMIVLRETPTTAIVRFKAGSVEPAHHHTFGNDLVVVKGKKCVWNLTKKEKYVLVDGDYLFTPAGDVHRVKYFEDTAFFIKFDGPLDLFLDEDLAAAIAAIDAEIKD; the protein is encoded by the coding sequence ATGGCGCAGATCAATTCGACGGCCAACAACCGCCCCTTGAAAATCATAGCCGGAGCAGACAACTTCAACAGCAGCCTCAAGGACGCGCTGGTCGCTCAGCTCCGCTCCCTCAACATCGAAGTCGAGGACCTCGGCACCTacaaatactactccatcgGCGAGGAAATCGGCCGCCGCGTCAGCGAAGCcgccaaatccaaatccaactCCGCCACCGAAACCCGCGGCCTGGTCGCCTGCGGCACCGGCGTCGGCGTCGCCATATTCGCCAACAAATTCCCCGGAGTCTACGCCGCCACCTGCCTCACCCCCGCCGAAGCCCTGAACGCCCGATCCATCAACAACTGCAACGTCCTCGCCGTCTCCAGCAATTCCACCGCGCCGGAAGCCGCCGCCGATATCCTAACCGCTTTCCTCAACACGCCTTTCAAATCGCCCTGCCCTGCCTCCGGATCCGATCCCTGGCCACCCGAGATCCAGTCGTTCCTCGACGGATCCGTCGCGGAGATGGCGGAAATCGGCGGCGGAAACGCTCCTCCGGCCGTGGATCCGCCGTGTTTCATATGCTCTCTGGCGAAATCTCGGCTGGAACAGGATTATACGCCTATTGATGTGATGCCTGGTGGATCGATGATTGTTCTGAGGGAGACGCCGACGACGGCGATCGTAAGGTTTAAGGCCGGCAGCGTGGAGCCGGCGCATCACCATACGTTCGGGAATGATCTGGTGGTGGTGAAGGGGAAGAAGTGCGTGTGGAATCTGACGAAGAAGGAGAAGTACGTATTGGTGGATGGGGATTATCTGTTTACGCCGGCGGGAGATGTGCATAGGGTCAAGTATTTCGAGGATACTGCGTTCTTCATCAAGTTTGATGGGCCTTTGGACTTGTTTCTGGATGAAGATCTGGCTGCTGCAATTGCCGCCATTGATGCTGAAATCAAGGATTGA